TCAACTGCTGAATGTTCAGGCGTTTCCTCAACTTCAATGGTATTGCATGAAATTTCTCGAGGTTTCTCGTCAACTAGTTGTTCAGGTGTCCCTTCAACTGCTGGTTTGCTAGGTTTCTCTGGTTCTTCGAGTTTCTCCTCAATTTTTGGTTCTTCGGGTTTCTCCTCGATGGCAAGTTCTTCCCGTTTCTCTTCAACTGTCGATTCCTTGAGTTTCTCTTCAACTGCTGAATCTTCGGGTTTTTCCTCAATTTCAGCAAAATCATTGTCGGTATTGCATGAAATTTCATTGCCAGTCTTATCATTTGAGTCCACAACATGCTTATTCTGCTAGAAGAAAGTTTCACTTAATTTTTCAATAGATAAGCAGATGTGAATTCATTGCACATACATAACTATTAGGATGGACAACTTTGTGACAGTGTTTGATCCTCACCTTTTCGAGGGGCGTTACCTTTTCAGCTGCTGCTTTCTCTAGTTTCTCTTCAACAACTACTTCTTCATGTTTCTCTTCAGCTACTTGTTTGTCAGGTGTTTCTTCCCGTGCTGGTTTATCAACTGTTTCTTCCCCTGCAACTGGTTCGTCAAGCTTTTCTTCAACTACTAATTTTTCAGGTGTCTCCTCAACCATTAGTTCTTCGAATTTCTCCGATACAACTGGTTCTTTAGGTTTCTCTTTCAGTGCTAGTtcctcatattttttttctattactaTTTCTTCATGTTTTTCCTCAACAGCTGAATAGTCAGAAACATCACTGTTGTCGTTGCACAGAATTTCACCATTAATCTTGTCTGTTGAGTGACTTGAGTCCGTATCTGGCATATTCTACAAGAAGAATTTAAAGATTCACTAAGACTTTTAATAGATAAGTAGATGCAAATTCCTTGCATGTAGAGAGCTGATAGGATGGTAAACTCTGCGACAGTGCTCGATTACCTTTTCCAAGAGAGTCACCGTTTCAACTGCTTGTTTTTCAGATTTCTGTTCAATAGCTAGTTCTTCCGGTGTCTCTTCAACTGCTGGTTTGTTGGGTTTCTCTTCAACTGTTAGGTCTTCAGGTGTTTCCGCTCTTGCTTGCTCTTCAAGTGTTTCTTCAATTGCCAATTTTTGAAGTTTCTCATTTATAACTGGTTCTTCAGGTTTATCCTCAACAATTGGTTCCTCATGTTTTTCCTCAACCATTGGTTCTTCAGTTTTTTCCTCAACTGCTGGATAGTCAGCAACATCAATGTTGGTATTGCATGGAGTTTCAGTGTCAGTCTTCCCGTTTGAATCTATAGCTGACATATCCTGcaagaaaaatttaaagttttactTAGTCTTCCAATAGATAAACATATGTGAATTGTTGCACATACATAACTAATAGTACAGTTAAAGCTTGTGATTGTACTTGATCCTTACCTCTTCCAACAAAGTTACCTTTTCAGGTTTCTCTTCGATTACTAGTTTCTCAAGGTTCTTTTCATCTGCTAGATCTTCAGGTGTTTCTTCAACTACAGGTTCTTCAGATTTCTCTTCAACTGTTGGTTCTTCAAGTTTCTCCTCGAAAACTTGttcttcagtttttttttcCACAGCCGGTTCTTCAGGTTTCTCTGTCACTGCTGGTTCATCAGTTTTTTCATTAACCGCTGGTTCTTCACGTTTCTCTTCAATCActtgtttttcatgtttttctttAACTACCTGTACTTCAGCTTTATCTTCAACTGTTGGATAGTAAGCAACATCGTTGTTTGAATTGCCTAGAATTTCACTGTCAATCTTGTCCTTTGAGTCTACAATTGGCATATTCTGCAAGAGAagttcaaaaattcaatttaatCTTCCAATAGATTGGCATATGTGAGTTCGTTGCACATATAAAGCTATTAGAATGGATAAACTTTGTGACATTGTTTTATCCTCACCTTCTCTAGGAGAGTTTCCATTTCTggtttctcctcttcaattgCTGGTTTGTCATGTTTCTCTTCAACAGCTATCTCTTCAGAGGTCTCTTCAACCATTGGTTCTTCAGGTTTCTCTTCAAGTGGTAGTTCTTCAGGTGTTTCCTCCCCTGCTAGCTCTTCATGTGTTTCTTTAGTTGTTGgttcttcaagtttctcttCAACAGTTGGTTCTTTAGGTTTCTCTTCAACTGGTTCTTCAGATTTCTCCTCAATTGTTGGTTCTTCAGGTTTCTCCATAATTGCTGGTATATCAAGTTTCTCTTCAATAACCGGTTTTTCCACAGCTGCTGGTTTTTCAGGGTTTTTCTCATCTTCTAGAAAGTGAGCAGCATCGTTGCTAGTATTGCAGGGAATTTTATTGTCAGTTTTTTCCTTCGAGTCTGCAACTAGCAAATTCTGTAAGAAGAATTTTAAGTTTCACTTAGTCTTTCAGTAGATAAGCAGATGTAAATTGTTGTACATACATAACTAATAGGACAGATAAACTTTATGACAGTGCTTGACCCTTGCCTTATCCAAAAGAGTTACCTTTTCTGGTTTCTCCTCTTCACTTGTTGGTTCTTCAGGTTTCACCTCTTCAACTGCTGGCTCTTCAGGTTTTTCTTCACATGCTAGTTCATTAGGTGTTTCTTCCCGTGTTGATTCTTTGGGTGTCTCTTCAGTTACTGTCTTTTCAGGTTTCTCTTCAACCTTTGGTTCTTCAAGTTTCTCCTCAGCCGATGGTTCTTCAAATTTCTCCTCCACAGTTGGTTTTTCACGTTCTTCTTCAACTGCCAGTTCTTCAAGTTTTTTCTCAACCGCTGGTTCTTCAGGCTTCTCCATAACAGCCAATACTTCAGATTTTTCTTCAATCATTGTTTCATCATGTTCTTTTTCAACTACTAGTTCTTGAGGTTTTTCCTCGACTGATTCATAGTCAGCAATATCATTGTTGGTATTGCAAGGAATTGCATTATCTATCTTGTCCTTTGGGTCTTCCATTGGGAAATTCTGCAAGAAATTTAGAGTTCTACTTAGTATTTAAATAGATAAACATATGTAAATTCGTTGCACATATAAAGCCTAATTTGATGAATAAACTTTGTGACAATATTTAATCCTGACCTTCTCTAGAAGAGCTTCTGTTTCAGGTTTCTCCTCTTCAACAATTAGTTCTTTAGGTGTCTTTTCAACCGTTGGTTCTTCAGTTTTCTCTTCAAGTGCTAATTCTTCAGGTGTTTCCTCCCCTTCTAGCTCTTCAGGTGTTTCTTCAGCCACTGGTTCTTGAGGTTCCTCCTCAACCACTGGTTCTTCAGGTTTCTCCTTAACCGCTGGTACATCAAGTTTCTCTTCAATAGTTGGTTCTTCAGGTTTTTCTTCAACTACTGACTCTTCAAGATTTTCCTCAACTTGTGGAGGGTGAGCAACATCATTATTGGTATTGCATGGAGTTTCACTGCCAGTTTTGTCGTTTGAGTCTACAACTATCATATTCTGCGAAAGAATTTAATGTTTCACTTAGTCTATCAATGAAGAAGCAGATGTGAATCATTGCACATACATAACTAATAAGATGGATAAACTTTGTGACAGTGCTTGACCCTCACCTTTTCCAAAAGAGCTACCTTTTTGGATGTCTCCTCTTCAAGTGCTGGTTTCTCTTCAAATAATAGTTCGTTAGGTGTTTCTTCCCGTTTTGGTTCTTCAGGTGCTTCTTCAGTTATTGGTTTTGCAGCTTTCTCCTCAATTGTCTCCTCAACCAATGGTTCTTTAAGCTTCTCTTCCATTGTTGTTTCTTTAGGTTTCTCTTCAATTGCCGGTGGTTCAGGTTTTTTCTCATCCACTGGTTCTTCTGGCTTCTCTGAAACCGCTGTTTCTTCTGATTTCTCTTCAATTGCTTGTTCTTCATGTTTTTTTTCAACTACTGGCTCTTCAGTTTTTTCCTCAACTGATGCATAGTCAGCAATGTCGTTGTTGGTATTGCATGGAATTGCATTGTCTGTCTTGTCCTTTGAGTTTACAATTGACAAATTATGCAAGAAAAGTTTAAGTTTCATTTAGTCTTTCAACAGATAAACTTATGTAAATTCGTTGCACATATAAAGCTAATATGATGGATAGTTTTTATGACAGTGTTTATTTGTCACCTTCTCCTGAAGAGCTTCCGTTTCAGGTTCTTCCTCTTCAATTGCTggtttttcatctttcttttcaaCAACTAGTTCTTCAGATGTGTCTTCAACTGTTGGTTCTTCAGGTTTCTCTTCAAGAGCTAGTTCTTCAGGTGTTTCCTCCCCTGCAAGCTCTTCAGGTGTTTCTATAGTCGCCGGTTCTTCAGGTTTCTCTGTAATTGCTAGTTCAGGTTTCTCCTCAACTGGTACTTCAGATTTCTCCTCAAATGTTGGTTCTTCAGGTTTCTCCTTAATAGCTGGTACACCAGGTTTCTCTTCAATGAGTGGTTCTTCAGTTTTTTCTTCAACTGCCGATTCTTCAGGATTTTCCTCACTGTCTGGAGAGTGTGCAACATCATTATTGGTATTGCATGGGATTTCACTGCCAGTTTTTTCGTTCGAGTCTACAATTAGCATATTCTGCAAAAAGAATTTAATGTTTCACTTAGCCTTTCAATAAAGATGCAGATGTGAATCATAGTACATACATAACTAACAAAATGGATAAACTTTGTGATAGTGCTTGACCCTTACCTTTTCCAAAAGAGTTACCTTTTCAGGTTTCTCCTCTTCCATGGCTGGTTCTTCATGTATCTCTTCAAATGCTAGTTCCTTAGGTGTTTCTTCAATTACTTGTTTTTCAGGTTTCTCCTCAATTTTTGGTTCTTTGATTGTCTCCTCAACTGATGGTACTTCAAGCTTTTCTCCCACGGTTGGTTTTTCAGGTTTCTCTTCAACTGTCGGTTGTTCAGGTATTTTCTCAACCGCTGGTTCTTCTGGTTTCCCCGAAACCCTTGATTCTTTagatttttcttcaattgcTGATTCTTCAGATATCTCTTCAACTATTGGTTCTTCAGTTTTTTCCTCAACTGATGCATAGTCAGCAATGTCATTGTTGGTATTGCATGGAATTGCATTGTCTATTGTGTTCTTTGAGTTTACAATTGGAAAATTCTGCAAGAAAATTTAAAGTTTCATTTAGTCTTTCAATAGATAAACATGTAAATGCGTTGCACATATAAAGCTAATATGTTGAATAAACTTTGTGAGTGTTAATTCTCACCTTCTCTTTAAGAGCTTCCATTTCAGGTTCCTCCTCTTCAATTGCAGGTTTTTCAACTTTCTCTTCAACAACTAGCTCTTCAGATGTATCTTCAACCGTTGGTTCTTCAGGTTTCTCTTCAAGTGCTAGTTCTTCAGGTGTTTCTATAGCTGCCGGTTCTTGAGGTTTCTCTTCAGTCGCCGGTTCTTGAGGTTTCTCCTCAGCTGGTACTTCAGATTTCTCCTCAAATGTTGGTTCTTCAGGTTTCTCCTCAACTGCTGGTACATCAGGTTTCTCTTCAATGACtagttcttcattttttatttcatctgCCGGTTCTTCAGGATTTTCCTCAATGTCTGGAGAGTGAGCAACATCATTATTGGTATTGCATGGAATTTCACTGCCAGTTTTGGTGTTCGAGTCTACAATTAGCATATTCTGCAAAAAGACTTTAATGTTTCACTTAGCCTTTCAAAAGAAGAGCATGTGAATCACTGTACATGCATAACTAACAAAATGGATAAACTTTGTGATAGTACTTGACCCTTACCTTTTCCAAAAGAGTTACCTTTTCAGGTTTCTCCTCTTTCATTGCTGACTCTTTATGTATCTCTTCTAATGCTAGTTCCTTGGGTGTTTCTTCAGTTACTTGTTTATCAGGTTTCTCCTCAATTTTTAGTTCTTTGATCGTCTCCTCAACTGATGGTTCTTCAAGCTTTTCTCCCACTGTTGGTGTTTCAGGTTTCTCTTCGATTGTCGGTTGTTCAGGTATTTTCTCAACCGGTGGTTCTTCTGGTTTCTCCAAAACCCTTGATTCTTCAGATTTCTCTTCAATAGCTGATTCTTCAGATATCTCTTCTACTTCTGGTTCTTCAGTATTTTCCTCAGCTGATGCATAGTCAGCAATGTCATTGTTGGTATTGCATGGAATTGCATTGTCTGTTGTGTTCTTTGAGTTTACAATTGGCAAATTCTGCAAGAAAATTTGAAGTTCCATTTAGTCTTTCAATGGATGAAACATATTTAAATTCATTGCACTTATAAAGTTAATATGCTGAATAAACTTTGTGACAGTGTTAATTGTCACCTTCTCCTGAAGAGCTTCCATTTCAGGTTCCTCCTCTTCAATTGCTGGTTTTTCATCTTTCTCTTCAACAACTAGCTCTTCAGATGTATCTTCTACTGTTAGTTCTTCAGGTTTCCCTTCAAGTGCTAGTTCTTCAGCTGTTTCTATAGCTGCCGGTTTTTCAGGTTTCTCTTCAGTCGCTGGTTCTTGAGGTTTCTCCTCAGCTGGTACTTCAGATTTCTCCTCAAATTTTGGTTCTTCAGGTTTCTCCTCAACTGCTGGTACATCAGGTTTCTCTTCAATGACTggttcttcattttttatttcaactgCCGATTCTTCAGGATTTTCCTTGATGTCTGGAGAGTGAGCAACATCATTATTGGTATTGCATGGAATTTCACTGCCAGTTTTGGTGTTCGAGTCTACAATTAGCATATCCTGCAAAAGGAATTTAATGTTTCACCTAGCCTTTCAAAAAAAGAGCATGTGAATCACAGTACATGCATAACTAACAAAATGGATAAACTTTGTTATTATACTTGACCCTTACCTTTTCCGAAAGAGTTACCTTTTCATGTTTCTCCTCTTCAACGGTTGGTTCGTCATGTTTCTCTTCAAATGATAGTTCCTTAGTTGTTCCTTCAGGTTTCTCCTCAATTGTTGGTTCTTTGGTTGTCTCTCCAACCAATGGTTCTTCAAGCTTTTCTCCTCCAACTGTTGGGTTTTCAGGTTTCTCTTCAATTGTCGGCTGTTTAGGTATTTTCTCAACCTCTGGTTCTTCTGGTTTCTCCAAAACCCTTGATTCTTCAGATTTCTCTTCAATAGCTGATTCTTCAGATTTCTCTTCAACTACTGGTTCTTCAGTTTTTTCCTCAACTAATGCATAGTTAGCAATGTCATTGTTGGTATTGCATGGAATTGCATTGTCTGTATTGTCCTCTGCGTTTACAATCGGCAATTTCTGCAAGAAAATTTAAAGTTTCATTTTGTCTTTAAATAgataaacatatattaattCGTTGCACTTATAATGTTAATATGCTGAATAAACTTTGTGACAGTGTCAATTGTCACCTTCTCCTGAAGAGCATCCGTTTCAGGTTCCTCCTCTTTAATTGCTGGTTTTTCATCTTTCTCTTCAACAACTAGCTCTTCAGATGTATCTTCAACTGTTAGTTCTTCAGGTTTCCCTTCAAGTGCTAGTTCTTCAGCTGTTTCTATAGCTGCCTGTTTTTCAGGTTTCTCTTCAGTCGCCGGTTCTTGAGGTTTCTCTTCAGCTGGTACTTCAGATTTCTCCTCAAATTTTGGTTCTTCAGGTTTCTCCTTAACTGCTGGTACATCAGGTTTCTCTTCAATGACTggttcttcattttttatttcaactgCCGATTCTTCAGGATTTTCCTTGATGTCTGGAGAGTGAGCAACATCATTATTGGTATTGCATGGAATTTCACTGCCAGTTTTGGTGTTCGAGTCTACAATTAGCATATCCTGCAAAAAGAATTTAATGTTTCACCTAGCCTTTCAAAAAAAGAGCATGTGAATCACAGTACATGCATAACTAACAAAATGGATAAACTTTGTTATTATACTTGACCCTTACTTTTTCCAAAAGAGTTACCTTTTcaagtttctcctcttctacGGTTGGTTCGTCATGTTTCTCTTCAAATGATAGTTCCTTGGGTGTTTCTTCAGTTACTGTTTTTTCAGGTTTCTCCTCAATTGTTGGTTCTTTGGTTGTCTCTCCAACCAATGGTTCTTCAAGCTTTTCTCCTCCAACTGTTGGGTTTTCAGGTTTCTCTTCAATTGTCGGCTGTTTAGGTATTTTCTCAACCTCTGGTTCTTCTGGTTTCTCCAAAACCCTTGATTCTTCAGATTTCTCTTCAATAGCTGATTCTTCAGATTTCTCTTCAACTACTGGTTCTTCAGTTTTTTCCTCAACTAATGCATAGTTAGCAATGTCATTGTTGGTATTGCATGGAATTGCATTGTCTGTATTGTCCTCTGCGTTTACAATCGGCAATTTCTGCAAGAAAATTTAAAGTTTCATTTTGTCTTTAAATAgataaacatatattaattCGTTGCACATATAAAGCTTATATGGTGGATTAACTTTGTGACAGTATTTAATCCTCACCTTCTCCTGAAGAGCTTTCCTAACAAGTTCCTTCTCTTCAATAGCTGTTTCTTCATCTTTCTCTTCAAGAACTAGTTCTTCAGGTGTCTCTTCAAGTGCTAGTTCTTCAGGTGCTTCCTCCTTTGTTAGCTCTTCAACTGTTTCTTTAGCTGCCGCTTCTTCAGGTCTCTCTTTAGACGCCGGTTCTTGAGGTTTCTCCTCAACTAGTACTTCAGATTTCTCCTCAAATGTTGGTTCTTCAGGTTTCTCCTTAACTGCTGGTACACCAGGTTTCTGTTCAATGACTGATTCTTCAGTTTTTTCTTCAACTGCCGATTCTTCAGGATTTTCCTCAATGTCTGGAAAGTGAGCAACATCATTACCGGTATTGCATGGAATTTCACTACCAGTTTTGTCGTTCAAGTCTACAATTAGCATATTCTGCAAAATGAAGTTAATGTTTACTTTGCCTTCCAATAAAGAAGCAGATGTTAATCACAGTACATACATGACTAACAAAATGGATAAACTTTGTGATAGTGCTTGACCCTTACTTTTTCAGGTTTCTCCTCTTCAACGGCTGGTTCTTCATGTTTCTCTCCAACTGCTGGTTTTTCAGGTTTCTCTTCAACTGTCGGTTCAGTTTTTTTCTCAACCACTAGTTCTTCAAGCTTCTCCGAAACAACTGATTCTTCAGATTTATCTTCAATTGCTAATTCTTCATGTGTTTTTCCAACTGCTGGTTCGTCAGGTTTTTCCTCAACTGATGCATAGTTAGCAATATCATTATTGGTGGTATTGCATGGAATTGCATTGTCTATCCTGTCCTTTGAGTCTACAATTGGCAAATTCTGCAAGAAAATTGAAGTTTCACTTAGTCTTTTGACAGATAAACAGATGTAAATTCATTGCACATATAAAGCTAATATGATGGATAGACTTTGTGGTAAGTGTTTAATCTTCACCTTCTCCAGAAGCCCTTCTGTTAAAggtttctcctcctccattacTGCTGGTTTTTCAGGTATGTCTTCAACCATTGGTTCTTCAGGTTTCTCTTCAAATGCTAGTTCTTCATGTGTTTCCTCCCCTGCTAGCTCTTCATGTGTTTCTTTCGCTGTCCGTTCCTTAGGTTTCTCTTCAGCCGCTGGTTCTTCAGGTTTCTCCTCAACCATTGGTTCTTCAGGTTTCTCTTTAATCTCTGATCCATCACGTTTCTCTTCAAAAATTGGGTTTTCTGGTTTTTCTTCAACTGCTGGTTCTTCGGTTATTTTCTCAGTTTTTGGATAGTGAGCAGCATCGTTGTTGGTATTGCATAGAATATCACTATCAGTGTTGTCCTTAGAGTCTACAACTAGCATTTTCTGCAAGAAGAATTTAAAGTTTCTCTTAGTCTTTCAAGAGATAACCAGAAATGAATTGTTGGACATACATAACTAATAGGATGGATAAACT
The Solanum stenotomum isolate F172 chromosome 12, ASM1918654v1, whole genome shotgun sequence DNA segment above includes these coding regions:
- the LOC125848885 gene encoding uncharacterized protein LOC125848885 isoform X2, which gives rise to MEDDAEIPENKSIKEDNLLGEVYAISDKLKLEKDKRDQSLSEFEGTSEVENVKDLIKGNYGTTEGEKFYASPLVSKAVEENGSSVEVHVSVDTPNKSDEQMSGSSFHLGEKEEDKRVEIVSAGTQNPSEESETSCEMNNVEKNTSIPLTVRGDVSSAKYKTEGTDTGAIKSPGDTKDEKAVKDENDYNGDRNIFISPKSECQRGEDEKKETGDGEGARNVLVNSFVDVVEETRSDYAESDTSAKHGDNSIEKGNQDVADHPAVEEKTEELEVEEKHEKPIIEEKTKEPIVTEKHAEPAVEEKPEEPAVEVKTEEPVVQEKPEETEVQEKFEKTEVEEKPEELVVEETPKEPTQEKTSEELEFEEKPEKVTFLEKKIQVVDSNDKSENELPCNTNNDAANFAEFEEPAVEEKPEKLEKPDLPMVREKREEPMVEEKSEESFEEKTRKPEAGEKPEEPTAKETPEELAEEEMPEELALEEKPREPTVEETLEELDVEEKAEKKAIEEEKPETEALQENNSPIEKSKNKTDNAIQCNTNNAIADYESVEEKTEEPVVENKHEEPAIEERSEESVVMKKPEQPAVEEKSEKPVAREELEEPSIEETLEEPAVEDKPEKPVTEEAPEEPTQEETPNEQAFEEKPENPITEEAPEEPTQEETQNKLAFEEKPAVEEEKPKKVSLLEKKMLVVDSKDNTDSDILCNTNNDAAHYPKTEKITEEPAVEEKPENPIFEEKRDGSEIKEKPEEPMVEEKPEEPAAEEKPKERTAKETHEELAGEETHEELAFEEKPEEPMVEDIPEKPAVMEEEKPLTEGLLEKNLPIVDSKDRIDNAIPCNTTNNDIANYASVEEKPDEPAVGKTHEELAIEDKSEESVVSEKLEELVVEKKTEPTVEEKPEKPAVGEKHEEPAVEEEKPEKNMLIVDLNDKTGSEIPCNTGNDVAHFPDIEENPEESAVEEKTEESVIEQKPGVPAVKEKPEEPTFEEKSEVLVEEKPQEPASKERPEEAAAKETVEELTKEEAPEELALEETPEELVLEEKDEETAIEEKELVRKALQEKKLPIVNAEDNTDNAIPCNTNNDIANYALVEEKTEEPVVEEKSEESAIEEKSEESRVLEKPEEPEVEKIPKQPTIEEKPENPTVGGEKLEEPLVGETTKEPTIEEKPEKTVTEETPKELSFEEKHDEPTVEEEKLEKVTLLEKDMLIVDSNTKTGSEIPCNTNNDVAHSPDIKENPEESAVEIKNEEPVIEEKPDVPAVKEKPEEPKFEEKSEVPAEEKPQEPATEEKPEKQAAIETAEELALEGKPEELTVEDTSEELVVEEKDEKPAIKEEEPETDALQEKNLPIVNSKNTTDNAIPCNTNNDIADYASAEENTEEPEVEEISEESAIEEKSEESRVLEKPEEPPVEKIPEQPTIEEKPETPTVGEKLEEPSVEETIKELKIEEKPDKQVTEETPKELALEEIHKESAMKEEKPEKVTLLEKNMLIVDSNTKTGSEIPCNTNNDVAHSPDIEENPEEPADEIKNEELVIEEKPDVPAVEEKPEEPTFEEKSEVPAEEKPQEPATEEKPQEPAAIETPEELALEEKPEEPTVEDTSEELVVEEKVEKPAIEEEEPEMEALKEKNFPIVNSKNTIDNAIPCNTNNDIADYASVEEKTEEPIVEEISEESAIEEKSKESRVSGKPEEPAVEKIPEQPTVEEKPEKPTVGEKLEVPSVEETIKEPKIEEKPEKQVIEETPKELAFEEIHEEPAMEEEKPEKVTLLEKNMLIVDSNEKTGSEIPCNTNNDVAHSPDSEENPEESAVEEKTEEPLIEEKPGVPAIKEKPEEPTFEEKSEVPVEEKPELAITEKPEEPATIETPEELAGEETPEELALEEKPEEPTVEDTSEELVVEKKDEKPAIEEEEPETEALQEKDKTDNAIPCNTNNDIADYASVEEKTEEPVVEKKHEEQAIEEKSEETAVSEKPEEPVDEKKPEPPAIEEKPKETTMEEKLKEPLVEETIEEKAAKPITEEAPEEPKREETPNELLFEEKPALEEETSKKVALLEKNMIVVDSNDKTGSETPCNTNNDVAHPPQVEENLEESVVEEKPEEPTIEEKLDVPAVKEKPEEPVVEEEPQEPVAEETPEELEGEETPEELALEEKTEEPTVEKTPKELIVEEEKPETEALLEKNFPMEDPKDKIDNAIPCNTNNDIADYESVEEKPQELVVEKEHDETMIEEKSEVLAVMEKPEEPAVEKKLEELAVEEEREKPTVEEKFEEPSAEEKLEEPKVEEKPEKTVTEETPKESTREETPNELACEEKPEEPAVEEVKPEEPTSEEEKPEKVTLLDKNLLVADSKEKTDNKIPCNTSNDAAHFLEDEKNPEKPAAVEKPVIEEKLDIPAIMEKPEEPTIEEKSEEPVEEKPKEPTVEEKLEEPTTKETHEELAGEETPEELPLEEKPEEPMVEETSEEIAVEEKHDKPAIEEEKPEMETLLEKNMPIVDSKDKIDSEILGNSNNDVAYYPTVEDKAEVQVVKEKHEKQVIEEKREEPAVNEKTDEPAVTEKPEEPAVEKKTEEQVFEEKLEEPTVEEKSEEPVVEETPEDLADEKNLEKLVIEEKPEKVTLLEEDMSAIDSNGKTDTETPCNTNIDVADYPAVEEKTEEPMVEEKHEEPIVEDKPEEPVINEKLQKLAIEETLEEQARAETPEDLTVEEKPNKPAVEETPEELAIEQKSEKQAVETVTLLEKNMPDTDSSHSTDKINGEILCNDNSDVSDYSAVEEKHEEIVIEKKYEELALKEKPKEPVVSEKFEELMVEETPEKLVVEEKLDEPVAGEETVDKPAREETPDKQVAEEKHEEVVVEEKLEKAAAEKVTPLEKQNKHVVDSNDKTGNEISCNTDNDFAEIEEKPEDSAVEEKLKESTVEEKREELAIEEKPEEPKIEEKLEEPEKPSKPAVEGTPEQLVDEKPREISCNTIEVEETPEHSAVEEKPVEPTVEQKPAEPVVREKLEESKVEEKPKEPAVEEKSDEPVIEGTLEEPVAKETPEQPMIEEKPQEPEVQEKPKEPTVQEKLEEPTIDEKLEEPARIGEKPEKLAVEGKPEEPAVEVTPKPKIEEKPQESVIEEQSQEPEVKETPEEPVVKETREELAVEKKPEELATEEQVVDQKLEEPTVEVKPEEATVDEKHEEPSVEEKPEESAVENFEEPTVKEKPEEPPVEEEPEDPAVKEIHEELAGKEKLEEPIIEEKPKEPPIEEEPKKQNREETEAATERIDESETHNVEKEEALIEKQAERFVKETAQPCKEVETEIKELKDINAGDESNNNALQKEETTLEELLTSAKEEMAANNFEEGKVVSEIPNQENGQQANLTTEEANDAHGAENVTELSSEEMRVEDCINKVESSDFGFQNHNKYSPDADKLELQNREIDISYILDTPVEKETNGRNSEKISESTEELIHQTSEISEENKAAVDTDTNTLQSCADPHEQLKHQLAELCEEKQARGIADTNTLQRSADHEEPYSAPAQEIIDKSETEDISCADCLEEENSLRTNQEKLKEGENSEVKTDENFDKGDEFQSIMMLKGVEKDDYKQHIKHNTCAVMDTEEQNEDSPAGEQTSEKLEELEKIDIDDNKNINHQSTETNLPEEATESKSECVTMEIKTPIKEEEQEEDLRETTGEDSSNNNTTQVQKEEETTISEPERVSLEPFGSERKTAAGSGEMITCNETNKIHEVRVENAPVAQVGRVPEEKTRGEEEKVTKHFTSLKSVTVSEKEIAMDNMVSNESNTTKQIQEQAAYSLLTLEREETIPTSSTDANGTPKDSITPHMELGAEAKNIQYMQEKCKTSETEQHQENYENKKEVECDSKEVPEESISRETQAKAALSDLVHVSTKETSKIEEDFAEEREGNDREEEGIQKKREVSSSEDPVIVEISRDAAIKVPPKKHQNILSGVGSKVKHSIAKVKKAITGKSSQTKTSSPK